From the genome of Azospirillum brasilense, one region includes:
- the rpsD gene encoding 30S ribosomal protein S4, with protein MAKRQQSKYKIDRRLGVNLWGRGKSPINKREYGPGQHGQRRKKPSDYGLQLMAKQKLKGYYGNIGEKQFRRIYAEAVRRKGDTGENLVGLLERRLDAVVYRMKFAPTPFAARQIINHGHILVNGRRLNIPSAQIKEGDTIEVRAKSKQMALILEATASGERDTPDYLEVDTGALKGRFVRVPLLADIPYPVQMEPNLVVEFYSR; from the coding sequence ATGGCTAAGCGTCAACAGTCCAAGTACAAGATCGACCGCCGCCTCGGCGTAAACCTCTGGGGCCGTGGCAAGTCGCCGATCAACAAGCGTGAGTATGGCCCCGGCCAGCACGGCCAGCGCCGCAAGAAGCCGTCCGACTACGGCCTGCAGCTCATGGCGAAGCAGAAGCTGAAGGGCTACTACGGCAACATCGGCGAGAAGCAGTTCCGCCGCATCTACGCCGAGGCCGTGCGCCGCAAGGGCGACACCGGCGAGAACCTGGTGGGCCTGCTGGAGCGCCGCCTGGACGCGGTGGTCTACCGCATGAAGTTCGCGCCGACCCCGTTCGCCGCGCGCCAGATCATCAACCACGGCCACATCCTGGTCAACGGCCGCCGCCTGAACATCCCGTCGGCCCAGATCAAGGAAGGCGACACCATCGAGGTGCGCGCCAAGTCCAAGCAGATGGCCCTCATCCTCGAGGCCACCGCCTCGGGTGAGCGCGATACCCCGGACTACCTGGAAGTCGACACGGGCGCCCTGAAGGGCCGCTTCGTCCGCGTCCCGCTGCTGGCCGACATTCCGTACCCGGTCCAGATGGAACCGAACCTGGTCGTCGAGTTCTACTCGCGCTGA
- the cowN gene encoding N(2)-fixation sustaining protein CowN, producing the protein MDATDTPDRYVSFKGIDCEGNSRRIIERLYMHIDDPAKTNAFWERFRAKLAVADDPLKRQADGLCLLCANVYYISDLFEEYEDEEGLAMLRQLEDECC; encoded by the coding sequence GTGGACGCAACCGACACTCCCGACCGCTACGTCTCCTTCAAGGGCATCGACTGCGAGGGCAACTCCCGCCGCATCATCGAGCGCCTGTACATGCACATCGATGATCCGGCCAAGACCAACGCCTTCTGGGAACGCTTCCGGGCGAAGCTGGCCGTGGCCGACGATCCGTTGAAGCGTCAGGCGGACGGGTTGTGCCTGCTCTGCGCCAACGTCTATTACATCTCCGACCTGTTCGAAGAGTATGAGGACGAGGAGGGTCTGGCCATGCTGCGCCAGCTCGAGGACGAGTGCTGCTGA